One window of the Pyrinomonadaceae bacterium genome contains the following:
- a CDS encoding SDR family oxidoreductase, with translation MLANESIFITGFPGFIAGRLVERLARDGVRFTLLVQPALLKRAYEDVAQIVAETGAPAGNFSIVEGDITKSDLGLTPSDLQRARAETHTVFHLAAAYDLAVAHEVAQLVNVQGTQNVNEFAKSITNLRRYHYVSTCYVAGRRSGLIREDELEHAAGFRNHYEESKYFAELSVAALKSEMPVTIHRPAVVVGDSRTGETPKYDGIYYLIHYLRRWPGGLTLLNIGNSKVSLNLVPIDYVIEAMVALAKDERAIGTTVQIADPTPLTTEQLFDEIAKTVGGRESWLTVPRRIVYPVLMAPGAPKITGLPHSAVPYFFLEQTYDTSRVSELLQPHGINCPAFPDYVGALVKFVEKQPGL, from the coding sequence ATGTTGGCTAACGAATCAATTTTCATCACCGGTTTTCCCGGATTCATTGCGGGACGTTTGGTTGAGCGGCTGGCGCGCGATGGGGTTCGTTTCACTTTGCTGGTGCAACCGGCCCTGCTGAAGCGTGCTTACGAGGACGTCGCGCAGATCGTCGCCGAAACGGGCGCGCCGGCTGGGAATTTCTCAATCGTCGAAGGTGACATAACGAAATCAGACTTGGGTCTGACGCCGTCGGATTTGCAACGCGCGCGCGCGGAAACTCACACCGTGTTTCATTTGGCGGCGGCTTACGACTTGGCCGTCGCGCATGAAGTGGCGCAACTCGTCAATGTTCAGGGCACGCAAAATGTGAACGAGTTCGCAAAATCGATTACGAACCTGCGGCGTTACCACTATGTCTCGACCTGCTATGTCGCCGGTCGTCGCTCGGGATTAATTCGGGAAGACGAACTTGAACACGCCGCAGGCTTTCGCAATCACTATGAAGAGTCAAAGTACTTCGCCGAGCTTTCCGTCGCCGCTTTGAAATCGGAAATGCCGGTCACGATTCATCGCCCCGCTGTGGTTGTCGGCGATTCGCGCACGGGTGAGACCCCGAAGTACGACGGCATTTATTATCTGATTCACTACCTGCGCCGATGGCCGGGCGGACTGACGCTATTGAACATCGGCAATAGCAAAGTCAGTCTGAACCTTGTACCCATCGATTATGTAATTGAAGCGATGGTTGCGCTCGCAAAAGATGAACGCGCGATTGGGACGACCGTGCAAATTGCCGATCCCACGCCCCTCACGACCGAACAGTTGTTTGACGAGATTGCGAAAACAGTCGGCGGACGTGAATCGTGGCTGACGGTTCCGCGGCGTATCGTCTATCCGGTGCTGATGGCGCCGGGGGCGCCAAAGATCACCGGCCTGCCGCATTCAGCCGTGCCGTACTTCTTTCTTGAGCAGACTTACGACACGAGTCGAGTAAGTGAGTTGCTCCAGCCGCACGGAATTAACTGTCCAGCTTTTCCGGATTACGTGGGTGCGTTAGTGAAGTTTGTGGAGAAGCAGCCGGGGCTTTAG
- the pdxH gene encoding pyridoxamine 5'-phosphate oxidase, whose product MTDKVALAKATADPNPIRQFERWFADAKATGMSEQDATSMTLATSDKTGQPSARIVLLKDFDEQGFVFYTNYNSRKGEDLAGNSRACLLFYWSPLWRQVRIEGAVAKVSEAESDEYFHSRPLGSKLGAWASDQSEPVESREQLEKRFEEFNRKFADNVPRPPHWGGYRVKPEVIEFWQGRENRLHDRLRYNRQPDGSWIIERLAP is encoded by the coding sequence ATGACTGATAAAGTTGCCCTAGCCAAAGCCACCGCTGACCCGAATCCCATTCGTCAATTTGAACGCTGGTTCGCCGACGCGAAGGCGACTGGCATGTCCGAACAGGACGCCACGTCAATGACGCTCGCGACCTCCGACAAAACCGGCCAACCGAGCGCGCGAATAGTGCTGCTCAAGGATTTCGACGAGCAGGGTTTTGTCTTCTACACGAATTACAACAGCCGCAAAGGTGAAGACTTAGCCGGGAACTCGCGCGCGTGTCTGCTTTTCTATTGGTCTCCGCTGTGGCGACAGGTTCGGATTGAGGGCGCAGTCGCGAAGGTTTCTGAAGCTGAATCAGACGAGTACTTCCATTCGCGCCCGCTGGGCAGCAAGCTCGGCGCCTGGGCTTCAGATCAAAGCGAGCCCGTTGAAAGCCGCGAGCAATTAGAAAAACGATTCGAAGAGTTTAATAGGAAGTTTGCCGACAACGTCCCACGCCCGCCGCATTGGGGTGGCTATCGAGTAAAGCCTGAGGTCATCGAGTTCTGGCAAGGCCGCGAAAACCGCTTGCACGATCGGCTGCGATACAACCGTCAGCCGGATGGTAGTTGGATCATTGAACGACTGGCACCCTGA